The DNA sequence AAAATGGTGACAACCGCCTTATCGTGCCCGACCGCGACCGCCTGAATCTTTTTGGCACCATTACCCATGAGTTTGACAGTGGCATGAAGCTGTTTTCGGAGTGGGGATATTACAAGGCTGAAACCAGTACTTTCTTTGGCCCACATGTAATCAGTGGCTCAAACAACTTCATTATTCCAGCCCAGAACTACTACAACCCGTTTGGCCCTCTCGGTAGCCCTAATAAAGTGGCAGGCCCCGACGAAGGACTGGATGTTGACGTTGAAGGATACCGCGTTCTGGACGCTGGCAATCGCACAATTCGTGTGGATAACACTTCCTACCGAGTGGTTGTTGGCCTGGAAGGTAACTGGGAAGATTGGGAGTGGGAAGGGGCACTTTACCACTCGGAAGGTGAAAGTAATGATCGCTCAGAGCAGTTGAGCCGTTCACTGATGTTTGCCGCTGCCAGTCGTACCGATGCCAGTGCCTATAACTTCTGGGATGCAGGCACCCAGCAACAGGATGTGGACTTTGTTGTAACGGTCGCCCGGGACACTGAAACGAAACTTCAGGGGGCTGACTTCAAAGTGTCGAACGGCAACCTGTTTGCCCTGCCTGCTGGTGATGTAGGCGTGGCCCTGGGGATGGATTATCGACGGGAAGATTGGTCTGATGATCGCGATGATCGCCTGGATGGAACTATCAGCTTCACCAACCCACTGACCGGTGAATTCTTTGACAGTGACATCATGGGTGTAAGCGCTACACCGGATGCCAGTGGCGATAGGGATGTGCTGTCGACTTTTGCTGAATTCGCAGTTCCATTGTTGGCCGATATGCCACTGGTACAAAGCCTGGACGCACAGCTGGCGGTTCGCCGTGAGGATTACAGCGATTTTGGCAGTGTAACCAAGCCCAAGGTAGCTCTTTCCTGGCGCGTCAATGACTACCTAATGTTCCGCGGTGCCAAGTCAGAAGGGTTCCGTGCCCCCAACCTGGAGACAGTTAACCAGACCAGTGTGTCTCGTTTTGGCAATGGGTTAGAAGACTTCCTGCGTTGTGAAATTACTGGCGACGACAGCGACTGCAGTAGGCCAATTACTTCGAATCGCTTGGGTAACCCTGATCTGGGGCCTGAGGAGTCGAAAAATACCACCTTCGGTGTGGTGATACAGCCTACAGATGATCTCACCTTCACAGTCGATTATTGGAAGATTGAGCAAGAGGGCATTGTGGGCCTGTTTGGACGCGATAACCTGTTGCTGGAGGATATTGTGCTTCGTTCTCAGGGCAGTTCCAGCAGCAGCGTAGTGCGTTTTGCTCCCACTGAGGCGGATCAGGATGCCATTGACATATTCAATTCTGCAAATGGCACAAGTCTGGCAGCAATCGGTGAATTGCGCTACGTCGAAGACACTTTCTTCAACCTGCAGCCCAGAACCATACGCGGTATAGATACCGGTATTAGATGGAATCTGGATACGGATGAGATGGGTAGCTTTACCTTCAAGGGTAACATTGCCTACTTGAAACAATACGACCAGGCGGCTTCACCGAGAGAGCAGGCATTGCTGGAAGCTATCAGCGACCCGGGATTCCAGGCACTTTATGGGGTGACGGTTTCCGATGCGGATGTGTCTGAAGAAGTCGGCTCCCAGATCCAAAATGAGAAATTGCCCAGAGTCCGTGCAACGGTTTCGGCCACTTGGCGTAATGGGCAGTGGGGCGCGGGTCTGTTCGGTCAAATGGTTGGACACGTCTACGATCAGGATATCACCAGCAGTGTCGATGGCAGGGCCTATAAGGTAGAGAGTTACACCACCTTTAATGGCTACGCCCAGTATCGCTTTGATGGCGGTTCACTCGACGGAGTACGTGTACGTCTGGGAGCTCGAAATTTGCTGGATAAAGAGCCGCCCTTGTTCCCTGATTCTTCACGGGGCTACTCACCTGAATTGCATAGTGCCTATGGACGCTACATGTATCTTGATGTGCGTAAACAATTTAATTTGAATTAAGTTTTCCCCCCTAAAGGTTTGGGGAGGTTTTCCTCCCCCTTTTTTTCTTAATACAAAGTATTTGGTGTGGAGGTTTTGTGAAGCGGTATCAAGGATATCTGCTGGCCTTTGCCAGTTTGCTTGTGCTCGGATGTGCTGAAAGCCCGTTTCAGCCCTACAGTAACTCAGGTGACTGTAGCTTTGACTCAGTGCGTTTTGAAGCAGACTTTCAAACTGCCCGATTATCGGCTTGCCGCCAGGTTGGTAATGAATATCAATTGTTAATAGAGCCGGAGTCCAACCCTGCGCACCACAGTCCGTGGTATGCATTTTCAGTGCAGTCCGATCACCAGCAGAAGATTGTGATAAAGCTGGTTTATGCAGATAAAAAGCATCGTTATTCACCCAAAATAAGCAATGATAAACATCACTGGACCCAACTGGATAACAGTAGTATATCAGTGAAAAATGATGGCCAAACTGTGCGTATGGTGTTGGAAGTCGGATCGAAACCGCTATATGTGGCCGCACAGGAAATTTTTGACAATGACAACTATGAACAATGGGAAAGCATACTCGCTAACAAACCCTACGTTAATCGCAGTGTGATTGGCCTGACAGAGCAGGGTCGGCCAGTGACAAAGTTAGAAACCCAAACATCTGATAGCAATGATTACCTGGTTCTTGTTGGGCGGCAGCATCCGCCTGAGGTAACCGGAGCATTGGCTATGTTCCACTTTGTTAACACAATTCTTTCTGATTCAGACTTGGCAGTTCAATTTCGAAAGCATATCAATCTGCTAATTGTACCCAACATGAATCCCGATGGTGTGGCATTGGGATACTGGCGAAAAAATACCAACGGTGTTGATTTGAATCGCGATTGGGGACCATTTGAGCAGGCGGAAACCCGTCTAATTCGCGATGAACTCAACCGATTCCAAGGTGATGAAAACATACGCTTTTTCCTCGATTTTCACTCTACCAGTGAAGATATTTTTTACACCATGTCAGAGGGGCTACCCGGAAATCCCTCTGTGCAAATAGATTCTTGGTTAAATGCAATTGCACGGCGTATGCCGGACTACACCGTTCGCCGCCGTGCCAGTTACAAACCGGATTCCTACATTTCTAAAAATTATATCTATAAAACATTTGAAGCACCTGCGGTTACCTATGAGATGGGTGATAACACCAGTCGGGTTTTAATTGCGCGCCAGGCGACTGTGGCTGCGGAAGAGATG is a window from the Porticoccaceae bacterium LTM1 genome containing:
- a CDS encoding TonB-dependent receptor, whose product is MARLKKTGLSALFSQGLVSSCSLLVLAPLSMVFAEEGPEPNKKDETTLEEVVVVGSHIRGARIDGQLPVTLVNKEDIDVIGATSAEDLLKAVPQVGNVQFNSDSEGTSSNDVRGDVASLNLRGLGADSTLPLINGRRMVIHPGSTTDDGVPIHFVNLNTLPTLGVKRVEVLRDGAAAIYGTDAVAGVVNNVLDTDFEGLEVSMRYGSSQGTSLNEKIINARGGFTLNDGATNITAFIGMSDRSGMKASERSYSANSDMRFLLPEEFQSDLSARNNSSFSQFGQFRTGVATGDFGEDSTGFDRTRVSGWTTSSGQFHLQPVGIFPNASQQSGDLLPQLPGYEIDDGSSTSTSTSSGNGIDNGQFIVNPLRFDQNGDNRLIVPDRDRLNLFGTITHEFDSGMKLFSEWGYYKAETSTFFGPHVISGSNNFIIPAQNYYNPFGPLGSPNKVAGPDEGLDVDVEGYRVLDAGNRTIRVDNTSYRVVVGLEGNWEDWEWEGALYHSEGESNDRSEQLSRSLMFAAASRTDASAYNFWDAGTQQQDVDFVVTVARDTETKLQGADFKVSNGNLFALPAGDVGVALGMDYRREDWSDDRDDRLDGTISFTNPLTGEFFDSDIMGVSATPDASGDRDVLSTFAEFAVPLLADMPLVQSLDAQLAVRREDYSDFGSVTKPKVALSWRVNDYLMFRGAKSEGFRAPNLETVNQTSVSRFGNGLEDFLRCEITGDDSDCSRPITSNRLGNPDLGPEESKNTTFGVVIQPTDDLTFTVDYWKIEQEGIVGLFGRDNLLLEDIVLRSQGSSSSSVVRFAPTEADQDAIDIFNSANGTSLAAIGELRYVEDTFFNLQPRTIRGIDTGIRWNLDTDEMGSFTFKGNIAYLKQYDQAASPREQALLEAISDPGFQALYGVTVSDADVSEEVGSQIQNEKLPRVRATVSATWRNGQWGAGLFGQMVGHVYDQDITSSVDGRAYKVESYTTFNGYAQYRFDGGSLDGVRVRLGARNLLDKEPPLFPDSSRGYSPELHSAYGRYMYLDVRKQFNLN
- a CDS encoding M14 family metallopeptidase; translation: MKRYQGYLLAFASLLVLGCAESPFQPYSNSGDCSFDSVRFEADFQTARLSACRQVGNEYQLLIEPESNPAHHSPWYAFSVQSDHQQKIVIKLVYADKKHRYSPKISNDKHHWTQLDNSSISVKNDGQTVRMVLEVGSKPLYVAAQEIFDNDNYEQWESILANKPYVNRSVIGLTEQGRPVTKLETQTSDSNDYLVLVGRQHPPEVTGALAMFHFVNTILSDSDLAVQFRKHINLLIVPNMNPDGVALGYWRKNTNGVDLNRDWGPFEQAETRLIRDELNRFQGDENIRFFLDFHSTSEDIFYTMSEGLPGNPSVQIDSWLNAIARRMPDYTVRRRASYKPDSYISKNYIYKTFEAPAVTYEMGDNTSRVLIARQATVAAEEMMKLLLKQPQ